DNA sequence from the Oncorhynchus clarkii lewisi isolate Uvic-CL-2024 chromosome 9, UVic_Ocla_1.0, whole genome shotgun sequence genome:
ACAGACACTCTGAATGTTCAATTACCTGGGATACCAATCTGAATAGTTGAGGTTGTTGGAGGTGTGACATCCCAATCTGCAACAGGTAACTTTTTGTATGGCACCTTTAAAATGAGCAAAAACAAAAGTATACAGAAAATATATAGAAGATATGTTAGAATATAACAAAACATTTACAATAGGAGCTTCTTTTTTTTAAGCTATTCAAAGTTATATCAACCTGTGTAAAGGTGGGGACCTCTGAGGAAACATATTTGTTAGTTTCAGTGGTGCCCTTCCTGTCAATCACAGGGGCAGGTGTAGACAGTGAAGTGACCAATGGAGCTGTGGGTACACATAGTAAGTAGAGGGTAGACCAGGTAAAATGTTTGTGCATTCAAAGATAATCAAAAGGGAGATCAAAGCAAAATAATATGCATACCTTTACTCACAGAGATCTCTACTTTTGTTAAAACATCTCTTCCCCACTTATCAAGTCCACAATAATATTGTCCAGAGTCCTGTAATTCCAGGTTTTGGATGCTGACAATGAAAGTACATCCATGGACATTGTCATACACTGAAAATCTTCCTACTGGGACAAATGCTTCACCCTTCACACTTCTGATGAGAATGTCACTGTTGGAACAGGGATGGCGACACAAGTATTTGGGTTTATATTGATATCCATCTGGATATGAACACTCAATGTCTAAAGCTCCACCTTCATATCCGTGCGCTCCAAATTTGCTCAATTTTGCATCACAGCATAGAACTTGAAAAAATAGAAAAACAATGTTATTTTTTATCGGTATAAAAACAAATAGTTGaaacatgaaataaataataaaaacaaaattGTTTGGTAGAGTTTTATTCTATAAAATTTGCAGTATGCAGTGGTCTCTTTCACAAATAaaataatcaacaacaacaaaagattTCTGCAATTGtaatcaacaacaacagcaaatCTACAATAACAAAAAGTGTCTGCAATTGTATCTGAGTATTAAAATCTCACCTGGCAAGTAAAGGAGAAACTTCAGATAGATTTTCATGTTTTCAGTTGTAAAATAATTTCACCACAGATACTCTACATGTGAGGACAGACCCACTTTTCTCCCGAATGCCCTTACTGTCACCGTATCAGTCTCCATTGACCAGCATCATTTGCAGTGGCTCAGGGCTGTTTTTGTCTTACCTAAGGAAGTGAAAAATATAAACGGATTGCAACATTTCAGGAAGGAAGTGCTACAGACAGGAGCTAGTTTTGTTGAATCAAAAGCCTCTATAAGGCGGATGTAGACATCTAAAACAGACGGAATATTCCACAATTGTTCATCTGGAGGAATTTAATGACCTGGCTATTAGCTATCGGATGCATTCTCGAAACCAGACATATTAATATGTTTTGTTTGGTTCGGTAAATACATTTCAGAATGGTCTTGGTATATTGTCATGACTTAAAACATCTGTATGGTACACCCCATGAGTATATTCAAAACACAACATTCTCAAAACCTTCTCAAAAGGTCCTTGCTATCTGGGAGTTTTGCTATTTCAACTACcccattgaagatgaaatgtaaAATGCTTAAGGTAAgagttaaggttggggttaggatTTAGGGTAGGGACTGGATGTCCCACGGATCCCAGATAGCACTAACTATTCCCAAAATATATTCCCTTCCCTCTCAGGACACAATACATCATAGTTAAATGCTTGCAAAGTTCAAGAAGTGTCCTGCCAGCTCTAGGGAAGTGCCTCATACATGCATGTTGTAAGCAGTTGGTATCCCTATGGACAACTAACAGAGAGATTGGCTGCTGTTATATTACACATTGACCAGATTATGAACCCACACGCACTTCATATACAAGTTGTGAGTTCAatactagctacagtatgtgtttgGTTAAATGTTTAATTACATCTTTTGACAGTGACAGTGGAAAATGGTCTTTAAACATCAAACAAATGCCCTCGTTCATTGCGCTTATGGCCACATAACTGTTGAAAATAGGAAAATATGGTGACTTGCAATGTGTaagcatttccttccagttgcTCGTCCCCTTTGAACTATTCCCTTTCCACCGTGCACCTCCCCCATTCTCCCCACCTCTTCGCTAGACAGACTCACATGAAAGAGCAGGACATCCAACTGGCCATCATCCAGTAATTAAAAAGAACAGAGGAGTTATTCTTACGTCATACTGTATCTTCAATGCAATGACCAAATATGGTTATCtcgggagaacaggagggagagattCAACTGAGGGAGACTGAAGTCAGCAGGCAATGTAGCCTAAGATGCTTTCACTTTGTATGATTACAAACAACCATAACCACCTTCTGGCTCGAAGTACCAACTGGATCAGATATCTCTCCATATCTCAGCAGCACCAACAGAGGCAGGGCTTCACCCCGGTCTACTACTGTAAAACAAATGCTGTTCTGTTTTTGTATCAAGTCCAACCTCTTCTTGCTGTCATCCCCACCTTTATTGAAGCAGCTTTGGAACATCAACCTGCCAGAGAGTAAAATATTTAGATTTAATTTATTTACCAATGCACTACATTCTTCCTGACTGTAATTTCAAGGGAAATGCTGGATTCATATAGATGTTACAGTAATTTACAGTCTACAGATGTAATCAAAATTCCTGTCATTCCTCATACTGTTGGCTGCTCACCACATTAATAACATTGTATTGATATTATTAGGATGCTGCTTTCACAAACAacttccactcctctcctgttccAACCTTTTTTAGAGCTTTCATTGTGCTGTTGCGAATGGAGTCCAGCAACTGGTCCCTAGTGTTCCTCTCTCCGTGGCGTGAAGTCTGCCCGTTGAGTTTTCTCTGTGAGGCAGGCATGAGGGCTTTCCTTAGGCCCTCCAACACTGGggcagggggaggaggtggagctgGTCCAGATCGGCCAGCCTTAAGAGCATGAGGTGGAGGTGGTGTAGACCCAGGACCAGATACACCATCCCCAGCCTGAGGTGGAGGTGTTGTAGACCCTGGTCCAGACCTACTACCCCAAGCCTTAGGGTTTAGCTTACCCACAGCTTTGGAGCTCCCCTTGTGGAAGGGTTCAGGTGAGGGGTTAGGGGGGGACAAAAAGGGAGATGTTTTCAGGAGGTTTCCTGTCCTCTTAGTCTCACCAACAGACTTGGATTGGGGTTGAGTTGAAGATTTGCAAGAAAACTTCCCCAAAGGCAATGTGTTCTTTTTTGTGTTGGTCTGTGCTTGTGGTGTCTGACGTGTTGGCTGGTATGGCTGAGGCTGCTGGGATGGCTGGGCTTGTGCTTGTTTCTTCTCCTCCAGTCGACGTTGCCTCTGCAGGTCCATGTTCCGACTCAGGATGTTGGTCATGGTCATCCTTGGGCCGGCCAGTTCAAAGCCGTAGCCCAGCTTCAGCAACCTGGTGTTGTTTCTCAATACATTGGccatctccatctctgtcttGCCTCCACAGATGTGTCGCTGGTTGTGGAAACGCAGTTCAGTGATGGTTACATTTTTCTCTAAGGCGTGTACCACGGCCAAAATTCCCTTGCCAGTGAGGTGGTTGGAGTCAAGGATGACGTTGGTCAGAGACGTGTTGTTCCGCAGAGTGCCAGCAATGGCATAAGCCACATGGTCGTCAGCTCGGGTGTTGGCTAAAGCAAACGTCTTGacatgtgtgttgtgttgtagtgccTCTGCAAACTGGATGAGGGTGTGGGTCTTGATGACGTCTGAGTTGTTGACATTGAGCTCGGTCATTAAAGGGTCGTCTTTTCTGACATGCTCAAGGAGCTCATCAAACATGCTggcctcctcgtcctcctcgccTCCCTCCATGACTTCACCAGCTGAGCGTTCTTCCCTACTACTGTTCTCTAGGTTTACATTGCTGGCTTTACTGTTTTTACTGTCTATCTGTGTCTCATCCTGGACTCTACTTGGTTTCCTGTGTGATTTGGTGTTTTCGCTATCTTTGTCCTTCTCATTATTCCTCTTTTCCTTCACCTCAGTACCCCTGAGTTCTTTCTGCTTTTCCTCTACTTTAGAGAAAATTCCTCTTGCGATCTTGCTATCCTTAATTTTTTTAggtttttctttcttctctttctccttagtATCGTCTTTATCAGCATGCCCTTGAAGCTTTGAAATCAGATCCTTGGTTTTAGAGACGGTCTTTTTTCTGATATCTTTTTGCTCCTTTTCTTTTGTATCTTCTTTTTTTGGTTGTAATTTTGAGATAAGATCAAGTGTTTTGTTACTACCCTTCTCCTTTTTTATGCACTCCTCCTTTTTCTCATTTTCTTCAACCTGTACTTcattcattttttcaacaatCTTATCTTCCTTTTTTTCATGGTCTTTGTCCTCATCTCCCCCTAACCTACTATGTGGCCTTTCCTCATTTcccactccactccctccctcacccttcaAGTTCTTGCTCTGAGGTTTTTCCTCTTCGTCCTTGGATATGTCCTCCTTAGGGGTCTCCACAGCAGAGAAGTTTAGGTCCATGACATCCTGGTCATCCTGGTCATCTGACTTGAAGTAGAAGAAACTATCACAGCTCTTCCCCATCTTCTTCAGGCGTTCCCGTTTCACTCTGTCAGTTGTTGGCTCCTTCAGTATCAGGAACATAAGAAAGATAGTTGCATTTATCATACAAGCccacatgaaaaaaatactatagtatactatggtataaatagtatagtattcactgtagtgttttttttaagtctgcaaaaacacttgTAAATACTGTAGTGTTTACAGTTCACTTTAGTGTAAATACTGTTGTAAAATAACTGTAGTATATGTAGTATATAATATAGTAatgaatgtagtatttactgtagtgttttgcagactgtactatatcgtagtatttactgtagtgtttttgtggacattactgtagtgtttttgttttattatcttcgACATAGAAATGGAATCTTTGTCCTTCAGGAGATCTACTGGAGAAATAGttagagcttctgctcttttctataacctgtagggataCAATttatggtctatacttggcatgtagatTTTCCAGTTAAGGGTGTCACAAATTGCAGTATGGGGGAGGGGAATAGATATATGCTAATTAAATAATGAAGTATTTACTACAGTTAAAaaagtgtttttgtggacattactgtagtattgaTTATAGTGTTTTGTGtggataatactgtagtatttacaacaTTCTAATAAGCACTACACATGatcaagggatactacagtgtgtaatatagtattctacagtatactacacattTTCTTGTAAGCAATTCACGATgtagggaaggaaagggaaagggggaaacctagtcagttgtacaactgaatgcatacaatgtgtcttccgcatttaacccagccCCTCTGAATTGCTAGTGTGTAGTCTAGTATTCATTATTTAATAAAGAATGTAACATCTATGTATGTTTTTGTCAGTTTGGAAATATTTTCAGAATGCATCTGGAATGTTTATGTCCTTAACAGCCTACGTAAAACCGATGGAACATTGCCTCTACGAGCACCATCTATTTGTTTTGTAAAATTGTATATCTTGCATATAGGAATCAGGGTTTTTGCATCCCTTACAGGCTGAAACGTCTGTAGGGATCTGTAAGCCACTGTGTAAGTAACTCTGGCAGATGTTTCCTTAAAAGGCAGTATGGGTCAGAGCGAGAGGAACGTTCGCTCTGGAATTTAATTTGTCTTAGAACTGGAACCAGCATGCCAGCATTAGCAAGACTCATTATTCTATGAGCCTGTCTCTTACCCTTTTCACCAAAACCAGATTTCAAGGGGCTTTATGAAAACACCATGCAGAAGGTCTACACCACAGAGGCCCATGTACAGCTTTGTAGGATGGATCATTTAGTATTTATAACTAATTATGTAGCAGTCTAGTTAACATTTGAATAGCTAGAATCACATATCCTGCTATTTATACATGGCATGGTATAGTGGTCAATATACTTGTCAATGAAATACATTTAGATCCTGAGATAGCACATGTAAAATCAATTACATACACTCAACAGAATTGTATTCCCTCAAATACACACTCGGACTCAAAATCCCAGTAATCACATAACACCTTCATCACATTACTTGTTGCAAAGTAATGAAAACACTTCTCCTAGTCTTGTTTGTGTGCTGAAAAGAAAATTATAAGAAATTAAGAAAGATTATGTAGTGTCTTTTTTCTTCAGGGCTCCAGGGGCTCATTTGTTTATAATACAAATTGCACTGCCTAGCAACTGTTCAGAGGGAGGATTTTGCC
Encoded proteins:
- the LOC139416692 gene encoding leiomodin 1a (smooth muscle) isoform X2 — protein: MSRRKVRNQRPAESEEDSDIDNLLAALTLAEVEELQSELTVIDPDPTVPVGLRQKNQTDKQPSIKYNRGAMLDYCERETKKLIQRELSFEEPTTDRVKRERLKKMGKSCDSFFYFKSDDQDDQDVMDLNFSAVETPKEDISKDEEEKPQSKNLKGEGGSGVGNEERPHSRLGGDEDKDHEKKEDKIVEKMNEVQVEENEKKEECIKKEKGSNKTLDLISKLQPKKEDTKEKEQKDIRKKTVSKTKDLISKLQGHADKDDTKEKEKKEKPKKIKDSKIARGIFSKVEEKQKELRGTEVKEKRNNEKDKDSENTKSHRKPSRVQDETQIDSKNSKASNVNLENSSREERSAGEVMEGGEEDEEASMFDELLEHVRKDDPLMTELNVNNSDVIKTHTLIQFAEALQHNTHVKTFALANTRADDHVAYAIAGTLRNNTSLTNVILDSNHLTGKGILAVVHALEKNVTITELRFHNQRHICGGKTEMEMANVLRNNTRLLKLGYGFELAGPRMTMTNILSRNMDLQRQRRLEEKKQAQAQPSQQPQPYQPTRQTPQAQTNTKKNTLPLGKFSCKSSTQPQSKSVGETKRTGNLLKTSPFLSPPNPSPEPFHKGSSKAVGKLNPKAWGSRSGPGSTTPPPQAGDGVSGPGSTPPPPHALKAGRSGPAPPPPPAPVLEGLRKALMPASQRKLNGQTSRHGERNTRDQLLDSIRNSTMKALKKVDVPKLLQ
- the LOC139416692 gene encoding leiomodin 1a (smooth muscle) isoform X1 is translated as MSRRKVRNQRPAESEEDSDIDNLLAALTLAEVEELQSELTVIDPDPTVPVGLRQKNQTDKQPSIKYNRGAMLDYCERETKKLIQRELSFEEPTTDRVKRERLKKMGKSCDSFFYFKSDDQDDQDVMDLNFSAVETPKEDISKDEEEKPQSKNLKGEGGSGVGNEERPHSRLGGDEDKDHEKKEDKIVEKMNEVQVEENEKKEECIKKEKGSNKTLDLISKLQPKKEDTKEKEQKDIRKKTVSKTKDLISKLQGHADKDDTKEKEKKEKPKKIKDSKIARGIFSKVEEKQKELRGTEVKEKRNNEKDKDSENTKSHRKPSRVQDETQIDSKNSKASNVNLENSSREERSAGEVMEGGEEDEEASMFDELLEHVRKDDPLMTELNVNNSDVIKTHTLIQFAEALQHNTHVKTFALANTRADDHVAYAIAGTLRNNTSLTNVILDSNHLTGKGILAVVHALEKNVTITELRFHNQRHICGGKTEMEMANVLRNNTRLLKLGYGFELAGPRMTMTNILSRNMDLQRQRRLEEKKQAQAQPSQQPQPYQPTRQTPQAQTNTKKNTLPLGKFSCKSSTQPQSKSVGETKRTGNLLKTSPFLSPPNPSPEPFHKGSSKAVGKLNPKAWGSRSGPGSTTPPPQAGDGVSGPGSTPPPPHALKAGRSGPAPPPPPAPVLEGLRKALMPASQRKLNGQTSRHGERNTRDQLLDSIRNSTMKALKKVGTGEEWKLFVKAAS